From Halapricum desulfuricans, a single genomic window includes:
- a CDS encoding ArnT family glycosyltransferase, which yields MSGPDALMRRLPASLRKRVRNPETRWRVAVGLLALLAGAVVFLIATRVFPYHSLNHDEGVYLQQARMLLDGQLFLRPPVPEAFRPWFFVESPGGMYSKYSPVVPAMYAPGLALGVPRMTLAVVGAGIVALMAGLGAELFDRPTGLLAGLVVLGSPLFLINAATFLPYAPTTLLNLAFALAYLRADRMGSRRLAAVAGGAIGLAFFARPYTAVLFAVPFILHALWTLRTRERGVWVRQGTVAAVGLVGVAAALGYNAAVTGSALEFPYHAFAPRDGVGFGTRELLGREIAYTPELAARSNARALETFARDWAPAGLLGVLTAVVGLAVVLRNRTPRRLAVTGLAVSVPVGEAYFWGTLNILGDIAESGDGLIAYLGPYYHLDLLVPLSLLAALAIRTASQRTWTALNRQFEPRQALAVSMALAAVVAAVGGGVAVTTAADPIDRNQAITDHYEAAYGPFENHSFEDALVLLPQPYGPWLNHPFQPLRNDPGYDGPAVYALEERPFEVVDSFEDRQLYRYSFRNPWPPTAGEPVEPRLRPIRAVEGEAVTLTASAGLPQYAESVSIRLAGSDDHARTAVPADGASTNVTVDLSESVATLEGPDVSEPLEVTVDGRETLELELFVDYGTGAGFSYALSMPVEASDGDVRAISPRLQLCELAHRCDGAAAYVPGETRPGQSLHTTLEVTKQ from the coding sequence ATGTCGGGTCCGGACGCCCTCATGCGGCGCCTGCCCGCGTCCCTCCGGAAGCGAGTGCGTAACCCGGAGACGCGCTGGCGCGTCGCAGTCGGGCTGCTGGCGCTGCTCGCCGGGGCAGTCGTCTTTCTGATCGCCACGCGCGTCTTCCCTTATCACTCGCTCAATCACGACGAGGGCGTCTACCTCCAGCAGGCCCGAATGTTGCTCGACGGACAGCTCTTTCTCCGGCCACCCGTCCCGGAGGCGTTCCGGCCGTGGTTCTTCGTCGAGAGCCCCGGAGGGATGTACTCGAAGTACTCGCCGGTGGTCCCGGCGATGTACGCCCCGGGGCTCGCACTCGGCGTGCCGCGAATGACGCTCGCGGTCGTCGGCGCGGGGATCGTCGCCCTCATGGCTGGGCTGGGCGCGGAACTGTTCGATCGCCCGACCGGCTTGCTCGCGGGTCTCGTCGTGCTCGGGTCGCCGCTGTTTCTGATCAACGCGGCAACCTTTCTGCCGTACGCGCCGACGACGCTGTTGAACCTGGCGTTCGCACTGGCGTATCTCCGGGCCGATCGAATGGGGAGCCGCCGACTGGCGGCCGTCGCCGGCGGTGCGATCGGGCTCGCGTTTTTCGCCCGACCCTACACAGCTGTCCTGTTTGCCGTCCCGTTCATCCTCCACGCGCTGTGGACACTGCGAACCCGCGAGCGCGGCGTGTGGGTCCGTCAGGGGACCGTCGCGGCCGTCGGGCTGGTCGGCGTCGCCGCTGCGCTGGGATACAACGCCGCCGTCACTGGCTCCGCACTGGAGTTTCCCTATCACGCGTTCGCTCCGCGAGACGGCGTCGGCTTCGGCACGCGCGAGTTGCTCGGCCGGGAAATAGCATACACCCCCGAACTCGCCGCGCGGTCGAACGCCCGCGCGCTGGAGACGTTCGCGAGAGACTGGGCTCCGGCCGGCCTGCTCGGCGTCCTCACGGCGGTCGTCGGCCTCGCGGTGGTACTCCGGAACCGAACGCCCCGGCGGCTCGCAGTCACCGGGCTCGCCGTCTCCGTGCCCGTCGGCGAGGCGTACTTCTGGGGCACGCTGAATATCCTGGGCGACATCGCCGAGTCCGGCGACGGACTGATCGCATACCTGGGACCGTACTATCACCTCGATCTGCTCGTTCCGCTGTCGCTGCTGGCGGCGCTGGCGATCCGGACCGCCAGCCAGCGGACGTGGACAGCGCTAAACCGGCAGTTCGAACCCCGACAGGCGCTTGCGGTATCGATGGCGCTGGCTGCTGTCGTTGCCGCGGTCGGTGGTGGCGTAGCGGTCACGACCGCGGCCGATCCGATCGACCGGAATCAGGCGATAACTGACCACTACGAAGCCGCCTACGGGCCCTTCGAGAACCACTCCTTCGAGGACGCGCTGGTCTTGCTACCACAGCCCTACGGCCCGTGGTTGAACCACCCTTTCCAGCCGCTCCGCAACGATCCCGGCTACGACGGCCCGGCGGTGTACGCTCTCGAAGAGCGGCCGTTCGAAGTGGTCGATTCGTTCGAGGACCGGCAGCTCTACCGGTACAGCTTCCGGAACCCGTGGCCGCCGACCGCTGGCGAGCCGGTCGAGCCGCGGCTCCGTCCGATTCGGGCGGTCGAGGGCGAGGCGGTGACACTCACCGCCAGTGCAGGGCTCCCCCAGTACGCCGAGAGCGTCTCGATCCGGCTTGCAGGCAGCGACGACCACGCCCGAACCGCGGTCCCGGCAGACGGAGCGTCGACGAACGTCACTGTCGACCTCTCGGAGAGTGTCGCCACGCTCGAGGGGCCCGATGTTTCGGAGCCGCTGGAAGTCACCGTCGACGGCCGGGAGACGCTCGAACTCGAACTGTTCGTCGACTACGGGACCGGGGCCGGGTTCAGCTACGCGCTCTCGATGCCGGTCGAAGCGAGCGACGGCGACGTGCGGGCGATTTCCCCGCGTCTCCAGTTGTGTGAGCTGGCCCACCGCTGTGACGGTGCCGCCGCGTACGTGCCCGGCGAGACGCGCCCGGGGCAGTCTCTGCATACGACTCTCGAGGTGA
- a CDS encoding ABC transporter ATP-binding protein gives MSRNDLTTTVEQSIEPTPETDSFGEPILSLADVTKRFGDERAVDGVSLDVREGELVTLLGPSGCGKTTTLRMIAGLETPSEGTITIGDERVAGARDATPPEQRDVGLVFQEYALFPHLTVGENVAFGLEDGADERVEELLELVDLEGYADRSPESLSGGERQRVALARSLAPEPDVLLLDEPFSNLDVRLREEMREEVRRILKAAGVTAVSVTHDQEEALSISDRVAIMNDGRLEQIGRPEDVFGHPESRFVASFLGQASFLTGTVVEGGVDTSLGLLDDRQLDGSIEEYRGAEIEVLVRPDDLRAIPCPGASTDGEVVHRQYTGPSFVYRVELDAGDVVHCQHNHATEFDHGTRVCVELEADHSLAWYPGE, from the coding sequence ATGTCAAGGAATGATCTCACTACGACGGTCGAACAGTCCATCGAACCGACCCCCGAGACCGACTCCTTCGGCGAGCCGATCCTGTCGCTGGCGGACGTGACCAAACGCTTCGGCGACGAGCGGGCCGTCGACGGCGTCTCGCTGGACGTTCGGGAAGGTGAGCTTGTGACGCTGCTCGGACCCAGCGGCTGTGGCAAGACGACGACGCTGCGGATGATCGCCGGGCTCGAGACTCCTTCCGAGGGGACGATCACGATCGGCGACGAACGCGTGGCCGGGGCTCGCGACGCGACGCCGCCCGAACAGCGAGACGTCGGCCTGGTCTTTCAGGAGTACGCCCTGTTCCCGCATCTGACCGTCGGCGAGAACGTCGCCTTCGGGCTCGAAGACGGGGCCGACGAGCGCGTCGAAGAGCTGCTCGAACTCGTCGACCTCGAGGGCTACGCCGACCGGAGTCCGGAGAGCCTCTCGGGCGGGGAGCGCCAGCGGGTCGCGCTCGCCCGATCGCTCGCCCCGGAACCGGACGTGCTGTTGCTTGACGAGCCGTTCTCGAATCTCGACGTGCGGCTGCGCGAGGAGATGCGCGAGGAGGTCCGCCGGATCCTCAAGGCCGCGGGCGTGACGGCGGTGTCGGTCACCCACGACCAGGAAGAGGCGCTGTCGATCTCCGACCGCGTCGCGATCATGAACGACGGGCGCCTCGAACAGATCGGCCGCCCGGAGGACGTGTTCGGCCATCCCGAATCGCGGTTCGTCGCGAGCTTCCTCGGCCAGGCGAGTTTCCTCACCGGGACTGTCGTCGAGGGCGGCGTCGACACGTCACTGGGACTGCTCGACGATCGGCAACTCGACGGTTCGATCGAAGAGTATCGCGGCGCCGAGATCGAGGTGCTGGTCCGCCCGGACGACCTCCGGGCGATCCCCTGTCCCGGAGCAAGCACCGACGGCGAGGTCGTTCACCGCCAGTACACCGGCCCATCGTTCGTCTACCGGGTCGAACTCGACGCCGGCGACGTGGTTCACTGCCAGCACAACCACGCGACCGAGTTCGACCACGGAACCCGGGTCTGTGTCGAACTCGAAGCCGACCACTCGCTGGCCTGGTATCCCGGGGAGTGA
- a CDS encoding ABC transporter permease: MSVSDRIDAVSRRFKRRSPSDVQTLVLALLAGSVAVAVLTPLLWVLNSARSVPIDRFLEILLRQTTFDILLNTVVLVVAVTALSILIGVPLAVLTAQTDMPFRRLFTVLAALPLVVPSYIGAFAFVSAFGPRGELATVLAPLGIEQIPSIYGLGGSVIVLTLFTYPYVFLTTRASLLSIDGRSVEAARTLNHTRLAAFRRVTLPQLKPGIAAGALLVALYTLSDFGTPAIMQFDVFTRIIYVRTTARQVDIASIFSILLVGLTVVILLAESRIERGGETSAYVNRGTDRPGVVRLGRWRWMATLFPLAIAALALALPPAILLTWLGRSTPELAGAAVDFQWEFAWNSVLVSGLAAGVSVLAALPLAYLSARGEGRLASLPERASYVGYAVPGVIVGFGLLSVALNVTPFLYGSIAVLVFAYVVRFLPQAVGTTRSSILQVDPQLLEAARTLGKPPLAAFRKIVLPLVMPGIVAGAALVFLTSMKELAATLLLRPFGFETLVTYIWQVQEAAVYGQAAVPALVLIGISALSMLVILGRERYDVKE, from the coding sequence ATGTCAGTCAGCGACCGGATCGACGCCGTCTCCCGGCGGTTCAAGCGCCGCTCGCCGAGCGACGTCCAGACGCTCGTGCTGGCGCTGCTCGCAGGTTCGGTCGCGGTCGCAGTTCTGACACCGCTTTTGTGGGTGCTCAACAGCGCTCGATCGGTGCCTATCGATCGGTTCCTGGAGATCCTGCTGCGACAGACGACATTCGATATCCTCCTCAATACTGTCGTGCTCGTCGTCGCGGTCACGGCGTTGTCGATCCTGATCGGCGTCCCGCTGGCCGTGCTGACTGCCCAGACCGATATGCCATTCCGGCGGCTGTTTACCGTGCTCGCTGCGCTGCCGCTGGTCGTCCCGAGTTACATCGGTGCCTTCGCGTTCGTCTCGGCGTTCGGCCCGCGGGGCGAACTCGCTACCGTACTCGCGCCGCTCGGGATCGAACAGATTCCGTCGATCTACGGGCTCGGCGGCTCGGTGATCGTGCTGACGCTGTTCACCTATCCCTACGTGTTTCTCACGACGCGTGCGTCGCTGCTGTCGATCGACGGTCGCAGCGTCGAGGCCGCCCGGACGCTCAATCACACGCGTCTGGCGGCGTTCCGACGGGTCACACTGCCGCAGCTGAAGCCCGGTATCGCCGCGGGGGCACTGCTGGTCGCGCTGTACACGCTCTCGGATTTCGGGACGCCGGCAATCATGCAGTTCGACGTGTTCACCCGGATCATCTACGTGCGCACGACCGCCCGACAGGTCGATATCGCGTCGATCTTCTCGATCCTGCTGGTCGGACTGACGGTCGTCATCCTGCTGGCCGAATCGCGAATCGAGCGCGGCGGCGAGACGTCCGCATACGTCAACCGCGGCACGGATCGACCGGGCGTCGTCCGGCTCGGCCGATGGCGCTGGATGGCGACGCTGTTCCCGCTCGCCATCGCGGCGCTGGCGCTCGCGCTGCCGCCGGCAATCTTGCTGACGTGGCTCGGGCGATCGACGCCGGAGCTGGCCGGCGCGGCGGTCGATTTCCAGTGGGAATTCGCCTGGAACTCGGTGTTGGTTTCGGGGCTGGCGGCGGGCGTGTCCGTCCTCGCGGCGCTACCGCTCGCGTATCTCTCGGCACGCGGGGAGGGGCGACTCGCGTCGCTGCCCGAGCGGGCGAGTTACGTCGGCTACGCCGTTCCGGGCGTCATCGTCGGGTTCGGACTGTTGTCCGTGGCGCTGAACGTGACGCCGTTCCTCTACGGTTCGATCGCGGTGCTGGTGTTCGCCTACGTCGTTCGGTTCCTCCCCCAGGCCGTCGGAACGACCCGGTCGTCGATCCTGCAGGTCGACCCGCAACTGCTGGAGGCCGCGCGGACGCTCGGGAAGCCCCCGCTTGCGGCGTTTCGGAAGATCGTGTTGCCGCTGGTGATGCCCGGGATCGTCGCCGGGGCCGCGCTGGTCTTTCTCACCAGTATGAAGGAGCTGGCCGCGACGCTTCTGTTGCGGCCGTTCGGTTTCGAGACGCTCGTAACCTACATCTGGCAGGTCCAGGAAGCAGCGGTCTACGGGCAGGCCGCCGTCCCGGCGCTGGTGTTGATCGGGATCTCGGCGCTGTCGATGCTCGTGATACTCGGACGGGAGCGATACGATGTCAAGGAATGA
- a CDS encoding extracellular solute-binding protein translates to MTTDDDTRDDGSTSERHRPSRRRFLAAGGVAATGALAGCTGLFGGGDDGDYGPPDYDAADAAMEAMAISEFQGSGAILEGRPAPGGRSMEDLPNLSGELAIYLGGGEGGLYRDLFDVLEAVYPDFSYTAQPKPSSELAAQIAEEAQTGQLQADVFISIGAGSLGAVVEEGATRPLTAETVEPVPGAFVEPDNNWVGIAGRARAIPYNTDQLDESDLPDSVMDIPNADPLQNAMGWAPTYGAFQDFVTAMRLLEGEDATLQWLEDMQAAGIQSYDNEFLISDAVSTGELDAGFANHYYAMRVLNGSPDRPLDLHFTRGDAGSLVNVSGAALLDRDENAGLADVFVRHLLSAEAQEFFATRTYAYPMLPGVQPVGDLPTIDELETPDIDLTELSNTGPTTDLLTEAGVL, encoded by the coding sequence ATGACAACTGACGACGACACGCGCGATGACGGATCCACGAGCGAACGCCATCGTCCCTCTCGCCGGCGATTTCTCGCGGCAGGCGGTGTGGCCGCGACTGGCGCGCTCGCGGGCTGTACCGGGCTGTTCGGTGGCGGTGACGACGGCGACTACGGGCCGCCCGACTACGACGCGGCAGACGCGGCGATGGAAGCGATGGCTATCTCGGAGTTTCAGGGGTCCGGTGCGATCCTCGAAGGACGGCCCGCTCCGGGCGGGCGTTCGATGGAGGATCTGCCGAACCTCTCGGGTGAGCTTGCGATCTATCTCGGCGGCGGCGAGGGCGGGCTGTACCGCGATCTGTTCGACGTACTCGAAGCTGTCTATCCCGACTTCTCCTATACAGCACAGCCGAAGCCTTCGAGCGAACTCGCCGCCCAGATCGCCGAGGAGGCCCAGACGGGACAACTCCAGGCGGACGTGTTCATCTCGATCGGCGCGGGGTCGCTCGGGGCCGTCGTCGAGGAGGGGGCGACCCGACCACTGACTGCCGAAACTGTCGAGCCCGTCCCCGGGGCGTTCGTCGAACCGGACAACAACTGGGTCGGCATCGCCGGTCGTGCCCGTGCGATTCCGTACAACACTGACCAGCTCGATGAGAGCGACCTCCCCGACAGTGTGATGGACATCCCCAATGCCGACCCGCTCCAGAATGCGATGGGTTGGGCGCCGACCTACGGCGCGTTCCAGGACTTTGTCACCGCGATGCGACTGCTGGAAGGCGAAGACGCGACCCTGCAGTGGCTCGAGGACATGCAGGCGGCGGGGATCCAATCGTACGACAACGAGTTTTTGATCTCGGATGCGGTCTCGACCGGCGAACTCGACGCTGGGTTCGCCAACCACTACTACGCGATGCGGGTGCTCAACGGCTCGCCCGACCGACCGCTGGATCTCCACTTCACCCGCGGCGACGCCGGGTCGCTGGTCAACGTCTCCGGGGCCGCGCTGCTCGATCGCGACGAGAACGCCGGGCTCGCCGACGTGTTCGTCCGGCACCTCCTCTCGGCGGAGGCCCAGGAGTTCTTCGCCACCCGGACCTACGCCTACCCGATGCTCCCCGGCGTGCAGCCGGTGGGTGACCTGCCGACGATCGACGAGCTGGAGACGCCCGATATCGACCTGACAGAGCTGTCGAACACCGGACCGACGACGGATCTATTGACCGAGGCAGGGGTGCTGTAA
- a CDS encoding alpha-1 4-glucan-protein synthase: MTADICVIVPTIREHECVREYVANARRHGFDTDRLHFVLVTEDFCDTGSMESMLEEIDVSGDIFDGSAREAWFAEQGIEEYSHLIPEASHAQTSFGLLYLWAGEFEYGVFIDDDTLPHEDSDFFGTHMDNLHYQGSIESVESDEQWVNVLHETDTDLYPRGYPYSAMDETVRTETTTVSEVVASQGLWTNVPDLDAVRILMDGDLDGQAQTRLDADDYGEDFVAAPGQYLTVCSMNLAFRREIVPAFYQLPMDDNPWDVGRFDDIWSGVFLKRAADLLGKQIYNGAPLCEHNKAPRSTFGDLANEVAGLELNEHVWELADRVPEAAGFADAFERMADELLAADVSDYENGEFFAYVGEHMHDWLDCLAAIDADGVRTTRSARSAADD; encoded by the coding sequence ATGACCGCCGATATTTGCGTGATCGTACCGACGATCAGAGAGCACGAGTGTGTGCGCGAGTACGTGGCGAACGCTCGCCGCCACGGGTTCGATACCGACCGGTTGCATTTCGTGCTCGTCACGGAGGATTTCTGTGACACCGGCAGTATGGAGTCGATGCTCGAAGAAATTGACGTCTCGGGGGACATCTTCGACGGGAGCGCCCGCGAGGCGTGGTTCGCCGAGCAGGGGATCGAGGAATACAGCCATCTGATCCCCGAAGCCAGCCACGCCCAGACGAGTTTCGGCCTGCTGTATCTCTGGGCGGGCGAGTTCGAGTACGGCGTGTTCATCGACGACGACACGCTGCCACACGAGGATAGTGACTTCTTCGGCACACATATGGACAACCTCCACTATCAGGGGTCGATCGAATCGGTCGAGTCCGACGAGCAGTGGGTGAACGTCCTCCACGAGACGGACACGGACCTGTACCCACGTGGCTACCCCTACAGTGCAATGGACGAGACCGTCCGGACGGAGACGACGACCGTCTCTGAGGTCGTTGCTTCCCAGGGGCTGTGGACGAACGTCCCCGACCTCGACGCCGTCCGAATCCTGATGGACGGCGACCTCGACGGGCAGGCTCAGACCCGACTCGACGCGGACGACTACGGTGAGGATTTCGTGGCCGCACCCGGTCAGTACCTGACTGTCTGCTCGATGAACCTCGCGTTCAGGCGAGAGATCGTCCCGGCGTTCTATCAGTTGCCGATGGACGACAACCCCTGGGACGTCGGCCGGTTCGACGACATCTGGAGCGGCGTCTTCCTCAAGCGGGCCGCGGACCTGCTGGGCAAGCAGATCTACAACGGAGCACCGCTGTGTGAGCACAACAAGGCCCCGCGTTCGACGTTCGGCGACCTGGCCAACGAGGTGGCCGGGCTCGAACTGAACGAACACGTCTGGGAACTGGCCGATCGCGTCCCCGAAGCAGCGGGGTTCGCCGACGCGTTCGAGCGCATGGCCGACGAGTTGCTCGCTGCCGACGTGTCCGACTACGAGAACGGCGAGTTCTTCGCCTACGTCGGCGAGCACATGCACGACTGGCTCGACTGCCTCGCTGCGATCGATGCCGACGGCGTTCGAACCACTCGGTCCGCCAGGTCGGCGGCCGACGACTGA
- a CDS encoding DUF7547 family protein: MAEDEPPDVEQQLAELTRTVAQLREQLKRERRFPLAPRPPGSEDLRQFTSEVAIPGAILLLETNVRALELFQRTLRLADDRDTDAGEESVSRRAERAGSRALTRLEGALEDVQSALDGQPPDSEARDLLEDAQRLQADIEDRLDEEETVETGPSVDVESELRSIKDQVENDDEE, from the coding sequence ATGGCCGAGGACGAACCCCCGGACGTCGAACAGCAACTCGCGGAGCTCACTCGAACGGTCGCCCAGTTACGCGAGCAGCTCAAACGCGAGCGTCGGTTCCCGCTGGCCCCGCGACCGCCGGGATCCGAGGATCTCAGGCAGTTCACCAGCGAAGTCGCGATCCCGGGAGCGATACTGCTTCTCGAAACGAACGTCCGCGCGCTGGAACTCTTCCAGCGCACGCTCCGGCTGGCCGACGATCGCGACACCGACGCTGGCGAGGAGTCAGTCTCCCGGCGGGCCGAGCGGGCCGGGTCGAGGGCACTGACACGTCTGGAGGGTGCTCTCGAAGACGTCCAGTCCGCGCTCGACGGACAGCCCCCGGACAGTGAGGCACGCGACCTGCTCGAAGACGCCCAGCGACTCCAGGCTGATATTGAAGATCGACTCGACGAGGAGGAGACGGTTGAGACTGGTCCGTCCGTCGATGTCGAGTCCGAACTCCGCTCCATCAAAGACCAGGTCGAGAACGACGACGAAGAGTAG